A single region of the Duganella sp. BuS-21 genome encodes:
- a CDS encoding ABC transporter ATP-binding protein, whose product MLKLVGVSKIHQAGEIQTTALDRIDLHIEAGEYVAITGPSGCGKSTMLGILGLLDVPTRGEYWFEGQNVAGWSEAQLNKLRRGRIGFIFQSFNLIEELTVFENVELALEYNGTPARERRERVTAMLNKLGVGHRASHRPSQLSGGQQQRVAIARALVSGPAVLLADEPTGNLDSAHGDEVMRLLREINAEGTTVVMVTHSPDHAAQASRTLNLLDGRVMVDALQAA is encoded by the coding sequence ATGCTCAAACTCGTCGGCGTCAGCAAAATCCACCAAGCGGGAGAAATCCAGACCACGGCGCTGGACCGCATCGACCTGCACATCGAAGCGGGCGAATATGTCGCCATCACCGGCCCTTCCGGCTGCGGCAAGTCGACCATGCTCGGCATCCTCGGCCTGCTGGACGTGCCGACGCGCGGCGAGTACTGGTTCGAAGGCCAGAACGTGGCCGGCTGGAGCGAGGCGCAGCTGAACAAGCTGCGGCGCGGACGCATCGGCTTCATCTTCCAGAGCTTCAACCTGATCGAAGAGCTGACCGTGTTCGAGAACGTGGAACTGGCGCTCGAATACAACGGCACGCCGGCGCGCGAACGGCGCGAGCGCGTGACGGCGATGCTGAACAAACTGGGTGTGGGCCACCGCGCCAGCCACCGCCCGTCGCAGCTCTCGGGCGGCCAGCAGCAGCGCGTGGCGATCGCGCGCGCACTGGTCTCCGGCCCCGCCGTGCTGCTAGCCGATGAACCGACCGGTAACCTGGACAGCGCCCACGGCGATGAAGTCATGCGCCTGCTGCGCGAGATCAATGCCGAAGGCACGACGGTGGTGATGGTCACCCACTCGCCCGACCACGCGGCACAAGCCTCGCGCACCTTGAATCTGCTGGACGGCCGCGTCATGGTCGATGCCTTGCAGGCGGCATAA
- a CDS encoding FKBP-type peptidyl-prolyl cis-trans isomerase yields MLQFIAVAACAAVLTACGGGAKTPTVVVVPQPDYKLTTLETGTGLTAATGDTVTVQAVGWLYDATKADLKGAKMDSTIDTGVPVTGTVGVGVLPTISTPASGWDQALLGMQPGGKRLAVLPAALAFGANSRAAVTINNITYAAVPANSPLVYEFTMVNVTKAVAIPSVPPPTVTTITEVVVGTGATATVGKAVTVRYTGWLYDGTRVNRKGTQFDSNVGGTALAVTVGTGVVAGFSTGLTGMQVGGKRTVIIPPDQGYGSTATSAIPANSTLVFDIELLTVN; encoded by the coding sequence ATGTTGCAATTTATCGCCGTTGCGGCCTGCGCAGCGGTGTTGACCGCCTGCGGCGGCGGCGCCAAGACTCCGACCGTCGTGGTCGTGCCGCAACCGGACTACAAGCTGACCACCCTCGAAACCGGCACCGGCCTGACCGCAGCGACCGGCGACACCGTGACCGTGCAAGCCGTCGGCTGGCTGTATGACGCCACCAAGGCCGACCTCAAAGGCGCCAAGATGGACAGCACCATCGATACCGGCGTGCCGGTCACCGGCACCGTCGGCGTCGGCGTGCTGCCGACGATCAGCACCCCGGCTTCCGGCTGGGATCAGGCCCTGCTTGGCATGCAGCCGGGCGGCAAGCGCCTCGCCGTGCTGCCGGCCGCCCTGGCTTTCGGCGCGAATTCACGCGCTGCGGTCACCATCAACAACATCACCTATGCCGCTGTCCCGGCCAATTCGCCGCTGGTGTATGAGTTCACGATGGTCAATGTCACCAAGGCCGTTGCGATTCCTAGCGTGCCGCCGCCGACCGTGACCACCATCACCGAAGTCGTGGTCGGCACCGGCGCCACGGCGACAGTCGGCAAAGCCGTCACCGTGCGTTATACCGGCTGGCTGTATGACGGCACCCGCGTCAACCGCAAGGGTACGCAATTCGACAGCAACGTCGGCGGAACCGCACTCGCCGTCACCGTGGGTACCGGCGTGGTGGCCGGCTTCAGCACCGGCTTGACCGGCATGCAAGTGGGTGGCAAGCGTACGGTAATCATCCCGCCTGACCAGGGTTACGGCTCGACGGCGACGAGCGCCATCCCGGCCAACTCCACACTGGTGTTCGACATCGAACTGCTGACCGTGAACTAA
- a CDS encoding efflux RND transporter periplasmic adaptor subunit, translating into MHMKKNFGTVPPHNGSGMDAVVPRRRGKRIAIIAAVLVALAAAVAALWSWVPRGLQIDGADLRTGQAARGVFVDEVIVRASAEPLNSVILDAVESGRVEEVFASDGALVTQGQLLFRISNPQRNLELLARQSEHAVSIFNLSNLRVSQQASASEHQRRLDDLQFALDQTSKQHARNVKLAAQGYISSVALEESADRLAQQQRALTQEQQSRAAELRVRDDAEQQLEGAIHGLNSGLKLVSATVDALAVRAPVAGRLTNFRLQVGESIATGKNIGRIDDPARFKLSASVDEYYLNRMAVGRRAKVQQDGRSYAADIGTIYPQIKAGRFTVEMVFTQGQPPVLNPGQSLDARITLGEPASALLLPNGAFINDSGGAWVYVLDAAGRNAERRTVRIGRRNNSQIEVLDGLAAGEKVILSSYAAYGNSPRLQITQ; encoded by the coding sequence ATGCATATGAAAAAAAATTTCGGGACCGTCCCACCGCACAATGGCTCCGGCATGGATGCGGTGGTGCCGCGCCGTCGCGGCAAGCGCATCGCCATCATTGCGGCGGTGCTGGTGGCACTGGCTGCCGCCGTCGCCGCGCTGTGGTCATGGGTGCCGCGCGGCCTGCAGATCGACGGCGCCGACCTGCGCACCGGTCAGGCCGCGCGCGGCGTGTTCGTGGATGAAGTGATTGTGCGCGCCAGCGCCGAACCGCTCAACTCCGTCATTCTCGACGCCGTGGAATCGGGACGGGTGGAAGAAGTCTTCGCCAGCGACGGCGCGCTGGTGACACAAGGCCAGCTGCTGTTCCGCATCTCCAACCCGCAGCGCAACCTGGAACTGCTGGCGCGGCAGTCGGAGCACGCGGTCAGCATCTTCAACCTGTCCAACCTGCGCGTATCGCAGCAGGCCAGCGCCAGCGAGCACCAGCGCCGCCTGGACGACCTGCAGTTCGCGCTCGACCAGACCAGCAAGCAGCATGCGCGCAACGTCAAGCTGGCGGCGCAAGGCTATATCTCCAGCGTCGCGCTGGAGGAATCGGCCGACCGGCTGGCGCAGCAGCAGCGCGCCCTCACGCAGGAACAGCAATCGCGCGCCGCCGAGCTGCGTGTGCGCGACGACGCCGAGCAGCAGCTGGAGGGCGCCATCCACGGCTTGAACTCAGGCCTGAAACTGGTGTCGGCCACGGTGGACGCGCTGGCCGTGCGCGCGCCGGTGGCGGGACGGCTGACCAATTTCCGCCTGCAGGTGGGCGAATCCATCGCTACCGGCAAGAACATCGGCCGCATCGACGACCCGGCCCGCTTCAAGCTCTCCGCCAGCGTGGACGAGTATTACCTGAACCGCATGGCCGTCGGCCGCCGCGCCAAAGTGCAGCAGGACGGCCGCAGCTACGCCGCCGACATCGGCACCATCTACCCGCAGATCAAAGCAGGCCGCTTCACCGTCGAAATGGTGTTCACGCAGGGACAGCCGCCGGTGCTCAATCCCGGCCAGAGCCTGGACGCGCGTATCACGCTCGGCGAACCGGCCAGCGCGCTACTGCTGCCGAACGGCGCCTTCATCAACGACAGCGGCGGCGCCTGGGTCTATGTGCTCGACGCGGCCGGCCGCAACGCCGAGCGCCGCACGGTGCGCATCGGCCGCCGCAACAACAGCCAGATCGAAGTGCTGGACGGCCTGGCCGCCGGCGAGAAAGTCATCCTGTCCAGCTATGCGGCCTATGGAAATTCACCACGTCTGCAAATTACGCAGTAA
- a CDS encoding sensor histidine kinase, translating into MASERALKWGVAAGAAGLAALAVAADVLSPEPRRIVLCCLLALAPAALLWRCLRRLSLPAPHMESASHPVTPQRELADAMLALEACLEHVPIALFSIEHASGAGAVAPLNASARRLLAPGRASAPQQLHQLLAMQASGQRKLVSFDTERGAERALVAVSALTMQGSAQRLAALMPVESELEAEALNAWRELVQVLTHEIMNSLTPVASLSRTSCTLLEEASGTLPVDIHTDLNTALDAIARRAASLVDFVGSYRSLSTVPQAQVQRVLLEELFDRLAALLEPQWQGKLAFSVEPASLEVMIDPGQLEQALINLLKNAAEAGTQAQVSARLSRGGRLRIEVSDNGPGVPEALAAHIFTPFFSTKKQGRGIGLAMVRHLAHANGGTVRYARPVGAGARFILTF; encoded by the coding sequence ATGGCATCTGAACGCGCGCTCAAGTGGGGTGTGGCGGCCGGTGCGGCCGGACTGGCGGCGTTGGCCGTCGCAGCGGATGTGCTGTCGCCCGAACCGCGCCGCATCGTCCTGTGCTGCTTGCTCGCGCTGGCGCCCGCCGCCTTGCTGTGGCGCTGCCTGCGGCGGCTGTCGCTGCCCGCGCCGCACATGGAAAGCGCTTCGCACCCGGTCACACCGCAACGCGAACTGGCCGACGCCATGCTGGCGCTGGAAGCCTGTCTCGAACACGTGCCGATTGCGTTATTCAGCATCGAACACGCCAGTGGTGCGGGCGCGGTCGCACCGCTGAACGCCAGCGCGCGTCGGCTGCTGGCCCCCGGCCGCGCCAGCGCGCCGCAGCAGCTGCATCAACTGCTGGCGATGCAGGCCAGCGGCCAGCGCAAGCTGGTGAGCTTCGACACCGAACGCGGCGCCGAACGCGCGTTGGTCGCCGTTTCCGCGCTGACCATGCAAGGCTCGGCCCAGCGCCTGGCCGCGCTGATGCCGGTGGAAAGCGAACTGGAAGCGGAAGCCCTCAACGCCTGGCGCGAGCTGGTGCAGGTGCTCACCCACGAAATCATGAATTCCCTGACGCCGGTCGCCTCGCTCTCACGCACCTCATGCACGCTGCTGGAAGAAGCCAGCGGCACGCTGCCGGTCGATATCCATACGGACCTGAACACGGCGCTGGACGCCATCGCCCGCCGCGCCGCCAGCCTGGTGGACTTCGTCGGCAGCTACCGCAGCCTGTCGACCGTGCCGCAAGCGCAGGTGCAGCGAGTGTTGCTGGAAGAATTGTTTGACCGCCTGGCGGCGCTGCTGGAACCGCAGTGGCAGGGCAAGCTGGCCTTCTCGGTGGAGCCGGCATCGCTGGAAGTGATGATCGATCCCGGCCAGCTGGAACAAGCCCTCATCAACCTGCTGAAGAACGCGGCGGAAGCGGGCACGCAGGCGCAGGTGAGCGCGCGCCTGAGCCGGGGCGGCAGGCTGCGTATTGAAGTGTCGGACAATGGTCCCGGCGTGCCGGAAGCCCTGGCGGCGCATATCTTCACGCCGTTCTTTTCCACCAAGAAGCAGGGCAGGGGCATAGGACTGGCGATGGTGCGCCACCTGGCACATGCCAATGGCGGCACAGTGCGTTACGCGCGCCCGGTCGGCGCCGGCGCGCGCTTCATCCTGACGTTTTAA
- a CDS encoding potassium transporter Kup, producing the protein MTEQHKKSSLAALTLAAVGIVYGDIGTSPLYTLKTVFDPEHGLALSEGNLLGIISLIFWGLTIIVSLKYVSLVLRADNRGEGGIMALMALALNSVSKVAQGWHYPLMLLGVFGATMFYGDSVITPAISVLGAIEGLEVAAPGLEQYIVPLTIIVLITLYAMQRHGTAGIGRFFGPIMVVWFVALSVMGVVNIIEAPQILAALSPFHALRFMYENRMIAFVALGAVVLSLTGAEALYADMGHFGKKPIRAAWFMIVFPALALNYLGQGALLLTRPESVDNPFFHQLGDWSVYPLVVLSTLAAVIASQATISGTFSMTKQAIALGLLPRMRILHTSATEIGQIYIPAVNWLQLGVVLLAVVGFGSSDKLAGAYGIAVTATMLATTVLTFFVIRYRWHLPLVLCFAATGFFLALDVALFSASTLKLFHGGWFPLLLGAVLFTVMLTWKRGRELVFENLQKHAIPLEDFLSSLFVAPPTRVYGTAVFLRGESDGVPHALLHNLSHNKVLHERVVFFTVHVVEEPWVPEAEQVKVTDLGHQCYQLNVYYGFKDEPDIPRALALCECLGLPFEMMETSFFIARQTVISAPGSGMSTWREHLFVAMSRNARGAADYYQIPPNRVIELGTQVEI; encoded by the coding sequence TTGACCGAGCAACACAAGAAAAGCAGTCTCGCGGCACTCACGCTGGCGGCTGTCGGCATAGTCTATGGCGACATTGGTACCAGCCCTCTCTACACCCTCAAAACCGTCTTCGATCCCGAGCATGGCCTGGCGCTGAGCGAGGGTAATCTGCTGGGCATCATCTCCCTGATTTTCTGGGGGCTGACCATCATCGTGTCGCTGAAATACGTCAGCCTGGTGCTGCGCGCGGATAACCGCGGCGAGGGCGGCATCATGGCGCTGATGGCATTGGCGCTCAACTCCGTGAGCAAGGTCGCGCAAGGCTGGCACTATCCGCTGATGCTGCTGGGCGTGTTCGGCGCCACCATGTTCTACGGCGACAGCGTGATCACGCCGGCCATCTCGGTGCTGGGCGCGATCGAGGGCCTGGAAGTGGCCGCGCCGGGACTGGAGCAGTACATCGTTCCGCTCACCATCATCGTGCTGATTACCCTGTACGCCATGCAGCGCCACGGCACCGCCGGCATCGGCCGCTTCTTCGGCCCGATCATGGTGGTGTGGTTTGTCGCGCTGTCGGTCATGGGCGTGGTCAACATCATCGAAGCGCCGCAAATCCTGGCCGCGCTCAGTCCTTTCCACGCGCTGCGCTTCATGTACGAAAACCGCATGATCGCCTTCGTCGCGCTGGGCGCGGTGGTGCTGTCGCTGACCGGCGCCGAGGCGCTGTATGCCGACATGGGCCACTTCGGCAAGAAGCCGATCCGCGCCGCATGGTTCATGATCGTGTTCCCGGCGCTGGCGCTGAACTACCTGGGCCAGGGCGCGCTGCTGCTCACGCGTCCGGAATCGGTGGACAATCCCTTCTTCCATCAGCTGGGCGACTGGAGCGTGTACCCGCTGGTGGTGCTATCCACGCTGGCGGCGGTGATCGCCTCGCAGGCCACCATCTCCGGCACCTTCTCGATGACCAAGCAGGCCATCGCACTGGGCCTGCTGCCGCGCATGCGCATCCTGCACACCTCGGCCACCGAGATCGGCCAGATCTACATCCCGGCGGTCAACTGGCTGCAACTGGGCGTGGTGCTGCTGGCGGTGGTGGGCTTCGGTTCCTCCGACAAGCTGGCCGGCGCCTACGGCATCGCGGTGACCGCCACCATGCTGGCCACCACCGTGCTGACCTTCTTTGTGATCCGCTACCGCTGGCACCTGCCGCTGGTGCTGTGCTTCGCCGCCACCGGCTTCTTCCTGGCGCTTGACGTAGCGCTGTTCTCGGCCAGCACCCTGAAGCTGTTCCATGGCGGCTGGTTCCCGCTGCTGCTGGGCGCCGTGCTGTTCACCGTGATGCTGACCTGGAAGCGCGGCCGCGAATTGGTGTTTGAAAATCTGCAAAAACATGCGATTCCGCTGGAAGACTTCCTGTCCTCGCTGTTCGTGGCGCCGCCGACCCGGGTGTACGGCACCGCCGTGTTCCTGCGCGGCGAAAGCGACGGCGTGCCGCACGCGCTGCTGCACAACCTGTCGCACAACAAGGTGCTGCACGAGCGCGTGGTGTTCTTCACCGTGCACGTGGTCGAGGAGCCGTGGGTGCCGGAGGCCGAGCAGGTCAAGGTGACGGACCTGGGCCACCAGTGCTACCAGCTCAACGTCTATTACGGCTTCAAGGACGAACCGGACATTCCGCGCGCGCTCGCCCTCTGTGAGTGCCTCGGCCTGCCGTTCGAGATGATGGAGACCTCGTTCTTCATTGCCCGCCAGACGGTGATTTCGGCGCCGGGTTCCGGCATGTCGACCTGGCGCGAGCACCTGTTCGTGGCCATGTCGCGCAATGCGCGCGGCGCTGCGGACTACTACCAGATCCCACCGAACCGCGTGATCGAACTTGGCACGCAAGTGGAAATTTGA
- a CDS encoding sigma-54 dependent transcriptional regulator, protein MSAYLLILDDDPDVATAAQLLLRRRYGQVATLSDPAGLPALLARAVPDVVLLDLNFTPGRINGAEGLALLDQLRAQARPPAVIAMTAYADVPLAVEALKRGAGDFITKPWDNARLIAAVDQALARREAVRGGAPGSPELMGDSRAMQELKGLIASVAPTEANVMVLGENGVGKELVARAIHAASRRAAGTLLAVDMGALPESTFESELFGHRKGSFTDAKADRAGRFQAARGGSLFLDEIGNMPLAAQAKLLTALERREVTPIGADKPESIDVRIISATNLDEARLFDPSVFRADLLFRLNTIVIRVPPLRERREDVPLLLRHYLRVYEEQYQRPLRNMSASAADALMRHDWPGNVRALRHACERAVILGQGLEYAINDFGLAGGNTVAPAAAGAEASVVTLAPAIAMPVAASGDLTLDAIERAAITATLVQFNGNISHAAKTLGISRAALYRKLGKHGI, encoded by the coding sequence ATGTCCGCCTATCTCCTGATCCTCGACGACGACCCTGATGTCGCCACCGCCGCGCAACTGCTGCTGCGCCGCCGCTATGGCCAGGTCGCCACGCTGAGCGATCCCGCAGGCCTGCCCGCGCTGCTGGCGCGTGCCGTGCCGGATGTGGTGCTGCTGGACCTGAATTTCACGCCGGGCCGCATCAATGGCGCGGAGGGCCTGGCGTTGCTGGACCAGTTGCGCGCGCAGGCGCGGCCTCCTGCGGTGATTGCGATGACGGCTTATGCCGACGTGCCGCTGGCGGTGGAGGCGCTGAAGCGCGGTGCGGGAGATTTCATCACCAAGCCTTGGGACAATGCGCGCCTGATCGCGGCAGTGGACCAGGCGCTGGCGCGGCGCGAGGCGGTGCGCGGCGGCGCGCCTGGCTCGCCCGAGTTGATGGGCGATTCGCGCGCCATGCAGGAGTTGAAAGGCCTGATCGCCAGCGTGGCGCCAACCGAGGCCAATGTGATGGTGCTGGGCGAGAACGGCGTCGGCAAGGAGCTAGTGGCACGGGCCATCCACGCGGCGTCGCGCCGCGCGGCGGGCACGCTGCTGGCGGTGGACATGGGCGCCTTGCCCGAATCGACTTTCGAGAGCGAGTTGTTCGGGCATCGCAAAGGTTCGTTCACCGATGCGAAAGCCGACAGGGCCGGGCGCTTCCAGGCGGCGCGCGGCGGTTCGCTGTTCCTCGACGAAATCGGCAACATGCCTTTGGCCGCGCAGGCCAAGCTGTTGACGGCGCTGGAGCGGCGCGAGGTGACGCCGATCGGCGCCGACAAGCCGGAGTCCATCGATGTGCGCATCATCAGCGCCACCAATCTCGATGAAGCGCGGCTGTTCGATCCCTCGGTGTTCCGCGCCGATTTGCTGTTTCGGCTGAATACCATCGTGATCCGCGTTCCACCCTTGCGCGAGCGGCGCGAGGATGTGCCGCTGCTGCTGCGTCATTACCTGCGCGTGTATGAAGAGCAGTATCAGCGGCCGTTGCGCAATATGAGTGCGTCCGCTGCCGATGCATTGATGCGCCACGATTGGCCGGGCAATGTGCGCGCGCTGCGGCATGCCTGCGAGCGGGCCGTGATCCTCGGTCAGGGCCTGGAATATGCGATCAACGATTTCGGCCTCGCGGGCGGGAATACAGTGGCGCCAGCCGCTGCCGGGGCCGAGGCGTCGGTCGTCACCTTGGCGCCGGCTATCGCCATGCCGGTCGCTGCGAGCGGCGATCTGACGCTGGACGCCATCGAGCGTGCGGCCATCACGGCGACGCTGGTGCAGTTCAACGGCAATATCAGCCACGCGGCGAAAACGCTGGGTATCAGCCGCGCGGCCTTGTACCGCAAGCTGGGCAAGCATGGCATCTGA
- a CDS encoding ABC transporter permease, with product MLRDLRLGWRLLLRHPLNSAVELLGLAAGFAVCFVLLAFVQYSFSYDRDVPQRERVYVIKHRLNFIPQPQWMEYTPFALRGVALQSGLPLQVSAWWPRTATLEQNGVAREVDVTAVDPAFESIASLRTTQGDLQQALTMPDGLALTPQAALQLFGRTDAMGRTVVINGQTLQVRAMLPERPSNSTIQFGALVGVGSALWPEKERQEALSNWMGIAGRIYVKTDLPPQQLQAALQNVIDQAPWDSMATPEMKTSLGGRKMVDIGLGALADAYFDRSVANTMGTGPRGDMRLVLALGAAGVLILLLAVVNYLNLATVRTLRRQREIAVRRVMGASARQLLAQFMTEAMLLSVAAAALGVLLAWLLLPLASVLLQRQLEGVLTPLAVAACLAFGALVGAAAGAYPGWLARGVDMRATLAQRSGETAGGAWLRRALTTVQFSVAISMGSVALAMLWQTQFAASASPGFDPSPLLVVEMQQDINQPAARALRDAIAQLPGVAGVADSSSVPGRDDHTGTRSSSTFKRIDGSNVAMPMQMVGKDFFQVYGVKPLAGRMFQTDGEESAVLNQAAVRALGWASAQEALGQRVNGRNLRVVGVAPELRWHTLREPAAPLMYVLSENSRLLTVRLSDVGSAGASVEQAIASAWLRYFPTQAPVIRHAAGYYAQAYADDVRVAGLLACATAVVLMLAAFGIYVLAAHSVQRRAREIVLRKLHGAGSAAIAALVGREFLLLTMAAALIALPPAWLAIAHYLAPFAERTPLGAWAPPAALAFALLVAATATARHTWSAMRMSPVQALRA from the coding sequence ATGCTGCGGGACTTGCGCCTCGGCTGGCGCCTGCTGCTGCGCCACCCGCTCAACAGCGCCGTCGAACTGCTCGGCCTTGCGGCCGGCTTTGCCGTGTGCTTCGTGCTGCTGGCGTTCGTGCAGTATTCGTTCAGCTACGACCGCGATGTGCCGCAGCGCGAGCGCGTGTACGTCATCAAGCACCGCCTCAACTTCATCCCGCAACCGCAATGGATGGAGTACACGCCGTTCGCACTGCGCGGCGTTGCCCTGCAAAGCGGACTGCCGCTGCAAGTAAGCGCGTGGTGGCCGCGCACGGCAACGCTGGAGCAAAATGGCGTGGCGCGTGAGGTAGATGTCACGGCAGTCGATCCGGCGTTCGAAAGCATCGCCAGCCTGCGCACCACGCAAGGCGATCTGCAACAGGCACTGACCATGCCGGACGGCCTGGCGCTGACGCCGCAGGCGGCGCTACAGCTGTTCGGCCGCACCGACGCCATGGGTCGTACCGTCGTCATCAACGGCCAGACGCTGCAAGTGCGCGCCATGCTGCCGGAACGACCATCCAACAGCACCATACAATTCGGCGCGCTGGTCGGCGTCGGCAGCGCGCTGTGGCCCGAGAAGGAGCGGCAGGAAGCGCTATCGAACTGGATGGGCATCGCCGGCCGCATTTACGTGAAGACCGACCTTCCGCCGCAGCAGCTGCAGGCGGCACTGCAAAACGTCATCGATCAGGCACCGTGGGACAGCATGGCGACGCCGGAAATGAAGACGTCGCTGGGCGGACGCAAGATGGTCGACATCGGCCTCGGCGCGCTGGCCGACGCCTATTTCGATCGCAGCGTGGCCAACACCATGGGCACCGGACCACGCGGCGACATGCGCCTGGTGCTGGCGCTCGGCGCGGCCGGCGTGCTGATCCTGCTGCTGGCGGTGGTCAACTACCTCAACCTGGCGACGGTGCGCACCTTGCGCCGCCAGCGCGAGATCGCCGTGCGCCGCGTGATGGGCGCCTCCGCGCGCCAGCTGCTGGCGCAGTTCATGACCGAAGCGATGCTGCTGTCGGTGGCCGCCGCCGCGCTGGGCGTGCTGCTGGCGTGGCTGCTGCTGCCGCTGGCGTCCGTCCTGCTGCAGCGGCAACTGGAAGGCGTGCTGACGCCGCTGGCGGTGGCGGCCTGCCTGGCCTTCGGCGCGCTGGTGGGCGCGGCGGCCGGTGCTTATCCGGGCTGGCTGGCGCGCGGCGTCGACATGCGCGCCACGCTGGCGCAACGCAGCGGTGAAACCGCCGGTGGTGCATGGCTGCGGCGCGCGCTGACCACCGTCCAGTTCAGCGTTGCCATCAGCATGGGCAGCGTGGCGCTGGCCATGCTGTGGCAGACCCAGTTTGCCGCCAGCGCATCGCCGGGTTTCGATCCGTCGCCGCTGCTGGTGGTGGAGATGCAGCAGGACATTAACCAACCGGCCGCGCGCGCCCTGCGCGACGCCATCGCCCAACTGCCCGGCGTAGCGGGCGTGGCCGACAGCAGCAGCGTGCCGGGTCGCGACGACCATACAGGTACCCGCTCCAGCAGCACGTTCAAGCGGATCGACGGCAGCAACGTGGCGATGCCGATGCAAATGGTGGGCAAAGACTTTTTCCAGGTCTACGGCGTGAAGCCGCTGGCGGGCCGCATGTTCCAAACCGACGGCGAAGAGAGCGCGGTGCTGAACCAGGCGGCGGTACGGGCGCTGGGCTGGGCATCCGCGCAGGAGGCTCTGGGTCAGCGCGTCAACGGTAGAAATCTGCGCGTGGTGGGCGTGGCGCCAGAGCTGCGCTGGCACACGCTGCGCGAGCCGGCGGCGCCCTTGATGTATGTGCTGTCGGAGAACAGCCGCCTGCTCACCGTAAGGCTCAGTGACGTCGGCAGCGCGGGCGCCAGCGTGGAGCAGGCGATTGCCAGCGCGTGGCTGCGCTACTTCCCCACGCAGGCGCCGGTGATCCGGCACGCCGCCGGCTACTACGCGCAGGCCTATGCGGACGACGTGCGGGTGGCCGGCCTGCTGGCCTGCGCCACGGCGGTGGTGCTGATGCTGGCGGCGTTCGGCATCTATGTGCTGGCGGCGCACAGCGTGCAGCGGCGCGCGCGCGAGATCGTGTTGCGCAAGCTGCACGGTGCGGGCAGCGCGGCGATTGCGGCGCTGGTCGGGCGCGAGTTCCTGCTGCTGACGATGGCGGCGGCCCTGATCGCGCTGCCGCCGGCCTGGCTGGCGATCGCGCACTATCTGGCGCCGTTCGCCGAGCGCACGCCGCTCGGCGCCTGGGCGCCGCCGGCGGCGCTGGCCTTCGCCCTGCTGGTGGCGGCGACGGCCACCGCGCGCCATACGTGGTCGGCGATGCGCATGTCCCCGGTGCAAGCGCTGCGCGCATGA